A portion of the Nitrospirota bacterium genome contains these proteins:
- a CDS encoding type II toxin-antitoxin system VapC family toxin, whose protein sequence is MAYFYFDTTAVAKRYCLELGTHRINEILQEKRNQVILAECTMTELFSTLNKKVRKNDLTRDDYYTVVYKFESEIEQGFFKIINISPLVIRNSKILLLQHPYLRFSTALQISYAIEVFALKPTIVSSDLHLLETCKLTGFKILNPEK, encoded by the coding sequence ATGGCCTATTTCTATTTTGACACGACTGCAGTTGCTAAACGATATTGTCTGGAGTTGGGAACACATCGAATCAATGAAATTTTACAGGAGAAACGGAACCAGGTCATCCTGGCCGAATGCACCATGACAGAACTCTTCTCCACCCTGAATAAAAAAGTCCGAAAGAACGATCTGACCCGCGATGACTATTATACGGTCGTCTATAAATTTGAGTCCGAAATCGAGCAGGGCTTTTTCAAAATTATCAATATATCGCCCCTGGTAATTAGAAACAGTAAAATCCTGCTCCTGCAGCACCCTTACCTTCGTTTTTCGACTGCTCTTCAGATCTCCTACGCCATAGAAGTTTTTGCCTTGAAACCTACGATCGTTTCGTCTGACCTCCATTTACTGGAAACCTGCAAATTGACCGGTTTCAAGATTTTGAATCCGGAAAAATAA
- the queG gene encoding tRNA epoxyqueuosine(34) reductase QueG: MSLSSQIKEKAEEIGFFKIGAARAESLSRLNFLESWLQEGKHGEMSWMERTKEKRLNPDLVLEGVRTVLVVGMNYYVPDPPGMTGQAKISRYAWGVDYHMIMEEKLEVLTGFILKLLPGARARYYVDTGPVMEKAWAEKAGLGWIGKNTNLIAPGHGSFLFLGVILIDRKWDYYDSPGVDLCGQCTLCIQVCPTEALSPYSLDATKCISYLNIEKKGTFTKDQEPQLGEWVYGCDDCQDICPWNNSPQISDEPGFREMNPFLKNLSSQTLSETDFNQMFKLSPLKRLKFSGLMRNLKSVEGNRMPEKSSGKVSVKP, encoded by the coding sequence ATGTCTCTTTCCTCTCAAATCAAAGAAAAGGCTGAGGAAATCGGCTTTTTTAAAATTGGCGCCGCACGCGCTGAATCGCTTTCTCGACTGAATTTCCTTGAAAGTTGGCTTCAGGAAGGGAAGCATGGAGAAATGTCCTGGATGGAAAGGACAAAAGAAAAGCGGCTCAACCCGGATCTGGTTCTGGAAGGCGTTCGGACAGTGCTTGTCGTCGGAATGAATTATTATGTTCCTGATCCTCCCGGAATGACCGGCCAGGCCAAGATCTCCCGATACGCATGGGGTGTCGACTATCATATGATTATGGAAGAAAAGCTCGAAGTACTGACCGGATTTATTTTAAAACTTCTCCCGGGAGCCCGTGCAAGATATTATGTCGATACCGGTCCGGTGATGGAAAAAGCGTGGGCTGAGAAAGCCGGCCTGGGCTGGATAGGTAAAAACACCAACCTGATTGCGCCAGGCCATGGCTCCTTTCTTTTTCTCGGAGTCATATTAATCGACCGGAAATGGGATTACTATGATTCTCCCGGAGTCGATTTGTGCGGTCAGTGTACTTTATGCATCCAGGTCTGTCCGACGGAAGCCCTGTCTCCCTATTCACTGGATGCCACAAAATGTATCTCTTATCTGAACATTGAAAAGAAAGGAACCTTTACGAAAGATCAGGAGCCCCAATTGGGCGAATGGGTATATGGCTGTGATGACTGTCAAGACATCTGCCCCTGGAATAATTCGCCTCAAATTAGCGATGAACCGGGATTCCGGGAGATGAATCCTTTTCTTAAAAACTTGTCTTCCCAAACTCTTTCAGAAACGGATTTCAATCAAATGTTCAAATTGAGTCCTCTTAAACGATTGAAATTTTCCGGATTAATGAGAAATCTTAAATCCGTTGAAGGTAACAGAATGCCCGAAAAAAGTTCCGGGAAGGTATCGGTCAAACCATGA
- a CDS encoding NAD-dependent malic enzyme, giving the protein MNQLSPSFSLTFRLQIHNKPGMLGKITSAIGELKGDIGAIDLVSAHPGHLIRDITVNVQNSEHGDQIIAQLKTIEGVTVLNVSDQTFLLHLGGKIEVVCKSPLKTRDDLSRAYTPGVGRICEAIARNPDDVYRLTMKKNSVAIVTDGSAVLGLGNIGPRAALPVMEGKAMLFKEFGAINAFPICLESQDTEEIIRTIQLISTPFGGINLEDISAPRCFEIEERLRDLLDIPVFHDDQHGTAVVVLAALINDLKIVQKPLHEIKVVVSGIGAAGTACIKMMLSSGVKKIIACDREGMLYTGRKKNMDRQKVWVAEHSNPEREAGDLSKALKGADVFLGLSGPDVMRAEWLKTMASDAIVFALANPVPEVMPEEAAPYVRIMATGRSDYSNQINNVLCFPGIFRGALDCRAKRINEEMKLAAARAIASLVLEDQLTEDYIIPSIFNRSVGETVAREVLKAAVASEVSQRK; this is encoded by the coding sequence ATGAACCAGCTGAGTCCGAGCTTCAGTCTCACTTTTCGGCTTCAGATCCATAATAAACCGGGAATGCTGGGGAAGATCACCTCCGCCATCGGAGAACTTAAAGGAGATATCGGGGCAATTGATCTCGTATCGGCCCATCCCGGCCATTTAATCCGGGACATCACCGTAAACGTTCAAAATTCGGAACATGGAGATCAGATTATTGCCCAATTGAAAACGATCGAGGGCGTCACGGTCCTGAATGTTTCCGATCAGACCTTCTTACTCCATTTGGGAGGAAAAATTGAAGTCGTCTGCAAGAGTCCCCTGAAAACAAGGGATGACCTTTCCCGGGCCTATACTCCGGGTGTCGGACGGATTTGCGAAGCGATTGCCAGGAATCCAGACGATGTCTATCGACTCACCATGAAGAAAAATTCCGTGGCCATTGTGACCGATGGAAGTGCCGTACTGGGTCTAGGCAATATCGGACCGCGGGCCGCCCTCCCCGTCATGGAAGGGAAGGCAATGCTATTTAAAGAATTTGGTGCTATAAACGCCTTCCCCATCTGTCTGGAGTCTCAAGACACTGAAGAAATTATTCGAACTATTCAACTGATCTCAACTCCCTTTGGCGGAATCAATCTGGAGGATATTTCAGCACCACGCTGTTTTGAAATCGAAGAGCGTCTCCGGGACTTACTTGATATACCGGTGTTTCATGACGACCAGCATGGAACCGCGGTGGTGGTCCTTGCCGCACTGATTAATGATTTGAAAATCGTTCAAAAACCCCTTCATGAGATCAAGGTGGTGGTCAGCGGAATTGGCGCGGCGGGAACAGCCTGCATCAAAATGATGCTTTCTTCCGGTGTGAAAAAAATTATTGCCTGTGACCGGGAAGGAATGCTTTATACCGGCCGAAAAAAAAATATGGACCGGCAAAAAGTCTGGGTTGCAGAACACAGCAACCCGGAACGTGAGGCCGGAGATCTGTCAAAGGCGCTTAAAGGAGCCGATGTTTTTCTCGGACTTTCCGGCCCCGACGTGATGCGTGCGGAGTGGCTGAAAACGATGGCCTCCGACGCAATTGTTTTTGCTCTGGCCAATCCGGTCCCGGAAGTGATGCCTGAAGAAGCGGCACCTTATGTTCGGATCATGGCCACCGGCCGCTCAGATTACAGCAATCAGATAAACAATGTTCTTTGTTTTCCGGGAATATTCAGGGGTGCGCTCGATTGCAGGGCGAAAAGAATTAATGAGGAAATGAAACTGGCCGCAGCCCGGGCGATTGCTTCTCTCGTCCTGGAAGACCAGCTCACTGAGGATTATATTATTCCGAGTATTTTTAACCGTTCGGTCGGTGAAACGGTCGCCAGGGAAGTTTTGAAAGCGGCTGTGGCCTCAGAGGTCTCTCAACGGAAATAG
- a CDS encoding DUF2127 domain-containing protein: MSNKSEYFLKFIIWERMVKGILLILISVKGMSLLNRDLHQVVDQLISQFNLDVDRSVIAITLKKARMINGHLLFIISVALFLYGVLDLVEAYGLYLRKRWAEYLTVFATALFIPFEIYEVLEKITLIRSGALILNILIVIFLIRHKELFPNTPLLGKKRLVQGAER, translated from the coding sequence ATGTCTAACAAATCCGAATATTTTCTGAAATTTATTATTTGGGAACGGATGGTAAAAGGGATCCTGCTCATTCTCATTTCAGTTAAAGGAATGTCTCTTCTGAACAGAGATCTGCATCAAGTCGTTGATCAGCTGATCAGCCAGTTCAATCTTGACGTGGATCGATCTGTTATCGCGATTACGTTGAAGAAGGCCCGAATGATCAATGGCCATCTTCTTTTTATTATTTCTGTTGCGCTCTTTCTCTATGGCGTACTTGATCTGGTGGAAGCCTATGGACTTTACCTGCGAAAGAGGTGGGCAGAATATCTGACGGTATTTGCAACGGCGCTTTTTATTCCTTTTGAAATTTATGAAGTATTGGAAAAGATCACGCTGATTCGTTCCGGTGCGCTGATCCTCAATATCCTGATCGTGATCTTTCTGATTCGGCACAAAGAACTTTTTCCCAATACCCCGCTTTTGGGAAAAAAACGACTGGTTCAGGGGGCAGAACGGTAA
- a CDS encoding iron-containing alcohol dehydrogenase yields MDNFVLHNPTRIVFGAGAVDRTGQEVKEWGRKAFIVTGKTAVRRFGILDRVVKSLKSAGVESVVYDQIESNPRTGSIDSAAVVVRKNQCDFVIGLGGGSPMDAAKGIAALATQDGSIWDYIKSGPGPHRTITNALPVMTIPTFAGSGSEVNSYGVVTHWDLRQKAVFASDLLHPKVAIVDPALTQTVSPSSTGEGGIDMLCHLLESYFTGNDNSPVQDRLTESLVSVVVDNLGKAIENGNDPEARTALSWTSTLALSGYIDSGREGSFPLHWIEHALSGHYDIPHGRGLAILLPRLVAFTLESRPVRYAQLAKRVFGPYVVGTGRSHLEAAHIFHQELIKWMKGIGMYSSLKDFGIDDALFEKMADDTIHLYGKGRPYLENPRKIAKEGILEILTQALGENGR; encoded by the coding sequence ATGGATAATTTTGTCCTCCATAACCCGACCCGGATTGTCTTCGGAGCGGGAGCCGTGGATCGCACAGGACAGGAAGTGAAGGAATGGGGACGAAAAGCCTTTATTGTGACCGGGAAAACCGCCGTCCGCCGATTTGGCATTCTTGATCGTGTGGTTAAATCTCTCAAATCGGCCGGAGTCGAGTCGGTGGTATACGACCAGATAGAAAGTAACCCGAGAACCGGATCGATTGATAGCGCGGCAGTGGTTGTCCGAAAAAATCAATGTGACTTTGTCATTGGCCTGGGAGGGGGCTCCCCGATGGATGCCGCAAAGGGAATCGCGGCATTGGCGACACAGGACGGATCGATCTGGGACTATATCAAGAGCGGTCCGGGCCCCCATAGGACAATTACAAACGCCTTGCCAGTCATGACGATTCCCACCTTTGCCGGAAGCGGTTCGGAAGTCAACTCCTACGGCGTCGTGACGCATTGGGATCTTCGTCAGAAGGCCGTTTTTGCGTCAGACCTTCTTCACCCGAAAGTTGCGATCGTCGATCCGGCTCTCACCCAAACGGTTTCTCCCTCTTCTACCGGCGAAGGGGGAATAGATATGCTTTGTCATCTTCTGGAAAGTTATTTCACCGGAAACGACAACTCCCCCGTCCAGGATCGATTGACGGAGAGCCTCGTGTCCGTTGTGGTTGATAATTTGGGAAAAGCCATCGAAAATGGTAACGATCCGGAAGCGAGAACAGCCCTCTCCTGGACCAGCACTTTGGCGCTTTCGGGATATATTGATTCGGGCCGTGAAGGCTCGTTCCCTTTGCACTGGATTGAACATGCCTTAAGCGGACATTATGATATTCCTCATGGGCGGGGTCTCGCGATTCTTCTCCCGAGACTGGTGGCTTTTACATTGGAAAGCCGTCCCGTGCGATATGCTCAGCTTGCAAAGAGAGTATTCGGTCCCTATGTGGTTGGAACAGGACGATCCCACCTTGAAGCCGCTCATATTTTTCACCAGGAGTTAATTAAATGGATGAAAGGGATCGGAATGTATTCTTCATTAAAGGATTTTGGCATTGACGATGCCTTATTTGAAAAAATGGCGGACGATACGATTCACTTATACGGAAAGGGCCGTCCTTACCTTGAAAATCCAAGAAAAATTGCAAAAGAGGGCATCTTAGAGATTTTGACTCAAGCCCTGGGAGAGAATGGCCGTTGA
- a CDS encoding DUF4149 domain-containing protein encodes MKGIFKFIHLFSLMVWFGGVIFFTTFVAPVMFRAFSTEQAGDVMGAIFPVYYLMGYSAGFLALISLYFSSKKTPWFRLILMTIMLVSTFYGGQIVGKKAGDLRVAIRHESDPGRKAILKENFHAEHRLSVISNSLVLLLIPVVVLLTSRKITDG; translated from the coding sequence ATGAAAGGAATTTTTAAATTTATCCACCTTTTTTCGCTCATGGTTTGGTTTGGAGGCGTTATTTTCTTTACGACCTTTGTTGCTCCGGTCATGTTCAGGGCTTTTTCCACTGAACAGGCGGGCGATGTCATGGGAGCCATTTTCCCGGTTTATTACTTAATGGGCTACAGCGCCGGATTTCTTGCTTTGATCTCCCTTTATTTCTCCTCCAAAAAGACTCCTTGGTTTCGACTCATTCTCATGACGATCATGCTGGTTTCCACTTTTTACGGGGGACAAATCGTCGGGAAGAAGGCCGGTGATCTTAGAGTTGCCATTCGGCACGAGTCTGATCCCGGACGGAAGGCGATATTAAAGGAAAATTTTCACGCCGAACATCGTTTGTCCGTGATTTCCAACAGTCTGGTCCTCCTTTTGATTCCGGTTGTTGTTCTGCTTACCTCCAGAAAGATTACCGATGGATAA
- a CDS encoding ATP-dependent helicase, which produces MGQRGGTRSLLKYTIKRQETEKTFLIDYQEALNSAQFEVVTSLSGPLLVVAGAGSGKTRTLIYRLARLIETGVSPKNILLLTFTRRAAQEMLRRASLLMDDRCERISGGTFHSVANTVLRQHGGLIGIESSFTILDRSDSEEIIHLLRNTLGLAEKKRRFPRKNTILDMISASQNKNLSLEDIVLRDYDHFSHEIDSLIQLKELYARYKEQKQLVDYDDLLIKWLELLKKFPELRDRLSMEYQYIMVDEYQDTNLAQAELIKELAAIHRNVMVVGDDAQSIYSFRGASFQNMFDFQRDFPECRTLTLEENYRSHQKILDLANHTNEKARMKHGKQLFSRKTEGMTPVLIQAPDENMQSKFICQKILELRELDIPLEEMAVLFRSGSHSFDLEIEMARYHIPFIKRGGMKFMETAHIKDALAYLRVVQNPKDSLGWIRILPALDGIGIKTSQRLIQILLNAGNLPEGIRQLRMQKEKQIQPLLDLLESILDHSPATQVEKIVDYYFPIMKEKFDDYPKRLKDLDHLKALAERYLSLEHFLSELMLHPPEGSVADVDGEKEVEKMVLSTIHSAKGLEWRVVFVIWLLDGKFPSLYSFENQEELEEERRLFYVSITRAREQLYLSYPINIYDHRSGSVLSKPSSFLDTSSSGLLEEWTVVGEEA; this is translated from the coding sequence ATGGGTCAGAGGGGAGGGACCCGCTCGTTGCTGAAGTATACCATAAAGAGACAGGAAACCGAAAAAACTTTTTTAATTGATTACCAGGAAGCGCTTAATTCCGCTCAATTCGAGGTGGTGACTTCTTTGTCAGGGCCCCTGCTTGTCGTCGCCGGTGCCGGGAGCGGTAAAACAAGAACTTTGATTTATCGGCTTGCGAGGCTGATTGAAACGGGCGTGTCACCGAAAAACATTCTCTTGCTGACCTTTACTCGGAGGGCAGCGCAGGAAATGCTGAGGCGGGCGTCCCTTTTGATGGATGACCGGTGTGAAAGAATCTCCGGGGGCACGTTTCATTCCGTCGCCAATACGGTCTTAAGACAACATGGCGGACTCATCGGAATCGAGTCTTCATTTACCATCCTGGACCGGTCCGATTCGGAAGAGATTATTCATCTTCTGAGAAACACCCTCGGACTTGCTGAAAAAAAACGGCGGTTTCCACGAAAAAACACGATTCTCGATATGATCAGTGCCTCACAGAACAAAAATCTTTCTCTCGAAGATATTGTCTTGAGAGACTATGACCATTTTTCACACGAGATCGACAGTTTAATCCAGTTGAAAGAACTCTATGCGCGTTACAAAGAACAGAAACAACTGGTAGATTACGATGATTTGTTGATCAAATGGCTGGAGCTCTTGAAGAAGTTTCCGGAACTTCGAGACCGGCTTTCAATGGAATATCAATACATTATGGTGGACGAGTATCAGGATACGAACCTGGCGCAAGCTGAATTGATCAAGGAACTGGCCGCCATCCACCGCAATGTCATGGTGGTGGGAGACGATGCACAGAGCATTTATTCTTTCCGCGGAGCTTCTTTTCAGAATATGTTTGATTTTCAAAGAGACTTTCCGGAATGTCGAACTTTGACGCTTGAAGAAAATTACCGGAGCCACCAGAAAATTCTCGATCTAGCAAATCATACGAATGAAAAAGCAAGAATGAAACATGGAAAACAGCTCTTTTCCAGAAAAACGGAAGGGATGACTCCGGTCTTGATTCAGGCGCCGGATGAAAATATGCAATCTAAATTCATTTGTCAGAAGATCCTGGAACTTCGGGAATTGGACATTCCGCTGGAGGAAATGGCGGTCCTTTTCCGTTCCGGTTCCCACTCTTTTGATCTTGAAATTGAAATGGCCCGATACCATATACCGTTTATTAAGAGAGGCGGAATGAAATTTATGGAGACGGCGCATATTAAAGATGCGTTAGCGTATCTCCGGGTTGTGCAAAATCCCAAAGATTCGCTCGGATGGATCAGAATTCTTCCAGCCCTGGATGGAATTGGAATCAAAACTTCTCAAAGACTGATACAGATCCTTTTAAACGCCGGAAATCTGCCGGAGGGGATCCGTCAATTGAGGATGCAGAAAGAGAAACAGATTCAGCCCTTATTGGATCTTTTGGAATCGATCCTGGACCACTCGCCAGCCACTCAGGTTGAAAAAATCGTCGATTATTACTTTCCCATTATGAAAGAAAAATTCGATGACTATCCAAAAAGACTCAAAGATCTTGATCATTTGAAGGCTCTTGCGGAAAGATATCTTTCACTGGAACACTTTTTGTCAGAACTCATGCTCCACCCTCCGGAAGGGAGCGTGGCAGACGTGGACGGAGAAAAAGAAGTTGAAAAAATGGTTCTTTCCACGATTCACTCTGCCAAAGGACTGGAATGGAGAGTCGTATTTGTGATTTGGCTTCTAGACGGAAAGTTTCCATCGCTTTATTCTTTTGAAAACCAAGAGGAGCTGGAAGAGGAAAGGCGCCTCTTTTACGTCTCGATAACCCGGGCCAGGGAGCAGCTCTATCTCTCCTACCCCATTAATATCTATGATCATCGGTCCGGTTCGGTCCTTTCCAAACCGTCATCCTTTTTAGACACCTCCTCTTCCGGATTGCTGGAGGAATGGACAGTGGTCGGTGAGGAAGCATGA